One part of the Neodiprion virginianus isolate iyNeoVirg1 chromosome 3, iyNeoVirg1.1, whole genome shotgun sequence genome encodes these proteins:
- the LOC124300853 gene encoding ATP-binding cassette sub-family G member 4, giving the protein MADLKNLTLGGGTKYNGDEQVQFIASGSHQVTIRSPPPTLGYENLNNAILGGSQNNIHCSCNGTSTNGAVATVATGGVLARKVPNHSGASPGSQGNGKRPAVSLTHLPKRPPVDIEFKNLAYSVSEGRKRGYKTILKCVNGKFRSGELTAIMGPSGAGKSTLMNVLAGYKTSHLSGSVLINGKDRNLRRFRKMSCYIMQDDRLLPHLTVYEAMTVSANLKLGKDISAVSKKVVIAEIIETLGLSDASNTQTHSLSGGQRKRLSIALELVNNPPVMFFDEPTSGLDSSSCFQCLSLLKSLSRGGRTIICTIHQPSARLFEMFDNLYLLAEGQCIYQGNVGGLVPFLSSMCLDCPSYHNPADYVMEVACGEHGECVHKLVMAVNNGKCNNYQHHQAALAAAQTVSNDIAKKSPPQEQTKPTDAPALVPNGVAKTPGGPTVINVPVSCTTSLLDSAESIEQKVGFPTNGWLQFWILLKRTFLSQIRDMTLTRVRLISHIIVGFLIGAIYYDIGNEASKVMSNAGCVFFTVMFLMFTAMMPTILTFPIEMAVFVREHLNYWYSLKAFYFARSLADLPFQIVYSIAYVMIVYFMTSQPLDARRFLMYLTICILTSLVSQSIGLLIGAAMSVESGVFIGPVTSVPIVLFSGFFVNFNAIPGYLKFLSYVSYIRYGFEGAMISVYGDNRAKLKCSEVYCHFKSPKKFLEEMSMQNSVYWVDVVALIGFLIGLRIVAYFVLRLKLRSLR; this is encoded by the exons GGGATCTCAGAACAACATTCACTGCAGCTGCAACGGGACATCGACAAATGGAGCCGTGGCTACTGTGGCCACTGGCGGAGTCCTGGCACGAAAAGTGCCCAATCACAGCGGAGCGAGTCCTGGCAGCCAGGGAAATGGCAAACGGCCCGCCGTTTCCCTGACGCATCTTCCAAAGCGGCCACCCGTCGACATAGAGTTCAAGAATTTGGCCTACAGCGTTTCCgaagggagaaagagag GATACAAGACTATATTGAAATGCGTGAACGGAAAATTCAGATCGGGAGAGTTGACGGCGATCATGGGACCGTCCGGGGCAGGAAAAAGCACCCTGATGAACGTCCTAGCTGGATACAA GACCTCGCACCTCAGCGGTTCGGTGCTGATAAACGGAAAGGACAGGAACCTTAGAAGATTTCGAAAGATGTCCTGCTACATCATGCAGGACGATCGTCTGCTCCCTCATCTGACCGTTTACGAGGCGATGACGGTCTCCGCTAACTTGAAACTAGGAAAGGACATCAGTGCCGTGTCTAAGAAAGTAGTG ATCGCAGAGATCATCGAAACCCTCGGGCTCAGCGACGCGAGCAACACTCAGACCCACAGCCTCAGCGGAGGCCAGCGAAAAAGACTGTCAATCGCCCTGGAGCTGGTCAACAATCCCCCGGTTATGTTCTTCGACGAGCCGACTTCCGGCCTCGACAGTTCGTCCTGCTTTCAGTGTCTCAGCTTACTCAAGTCCCTGAGCAGAGGAG GTAGGACGATAATCTGCACGATCCATCAGCCAAGCGCGAGGCTATTCGAGATGTTCGACAACTTGTACCTCCTGGCCGAGGGACAGTGCATATATCAAGGAAACGTCGGGGGTTTGGTGCCCTTCCTCTCATCGATGTGCCTCGACTGTCCGAGCTACCACAACCCCGCTGATTACG TAATGGAGGTGGCGTGTGGCGAGCATGGGGAGTGCGTTCACAAGTTGGTCATGGCGGTGAACAACGGGAAGTGCAACAACTACCAGCATCATCAGGCTGCTCTGGCCGCTGCTCAGACGGTGTCGAACGACATTGCGAAAAAATCACCACCCCAAGAACAGACCAAGCCCACCGACGCCCCGGCGCTCGTTCCAAACGGGGTTGCAAAAACACCGGGTGGACCGACTGTGATAAACGTACCTGTTTCCTGCACCACGTCCCTCCTGGACAGTGCCGAAAGCATAGAGCAGAAGGTTGGCTTTCCGACGAACGGATGGTTGCAGTTTTGGATATTGCTCAAACGGACCTTCCTGTCACAGATCAGAGACATG ACTTTAACAAGAGTAAGGCTGATTTCACACATAATCGTTGGGTTTCTGATCGGTGCTATTTACTACGACATTGGAAACGAGGCCTCGAAAGTTATGAGCAACGCTGGATGCGTTTTCTTCACTGTCATGTTCCTCATGTTCACCGCTATGATGCCTACTATTCTCACAT TCCCCATAGAAATGGCGGTGTTTGTAAGGGAGCATCTGAACTACTGGTATTCACTCAAGGCGTTTTACTTCGCGAGATCTCTGGCGGATTTACCTTTtcaa ATCGTCTACTCAATTGCTTACGTTATGATAGTGTACTTCATGACGTCTCAGCCTCTCGACGCTCGGAGATTTCTAATGTACCTGACCATTTGCATCCTGACATCGTTGGTCTCTCAGTCGATCGGCTTGTTAATTGGGGCCGCGATGAGCGTAGAG AGCGGAGTGTTCATCGGCCCCGTGACGTCGGTGCCCATCGTCTTGTTTTCCGGTTTCTTCGTGAACTTCAACGCGATACCGGGTTACCTGAAATTCCTGTCATACGTGAGCTACATCCGGTACGGATTCGAGGGAGCGATGATATCGGTGTACGGTGATAACCGGGCGAAACTCAAGTGCTCGGAGGTCTATTGCCATTTCAAAAGTCCGAAAAAATTCCTCGAAGAAATGTCGATGCAGAACTCGGTCTACTGGGTGGACGTTGTGGCTCTGATCGGATTCCTCATAGGCCTAAGGATCGTGGCCTATTTCGTGCTGAGATTGAAGCTCAGATCTCTTCGTTGA